A single region of the Phalacrocorax aristotelis chromosome 17, bGulAri2.1, whole genome shotgun sequence genome encodes:
- the LOC142065541 gene encoding alpha-1-acid glycoprotein 1-like: protein MLASLTLLLGLPLALATGDEPHGCTPLLPVTLDKATIHGLLGQWFYITGASTYEPHLEEFKAVKYSTFSFSPGSHEDELRITESMRVNETCVVKNAKIQIFWHNSTLVHVDDQVASPAKLIQSDKDLLILKNFNDNFLSLSLSARTPNVSKEQLEEFKAHLYCLGFTEEDIFYASEKDACPLPEEKMDEGDAELKLG, encoded by the exons ATGCTGGCCTCTCTCACcctcctcctggggctgccGCTCGCCCTTGCCACCGGGGACGAGCCCCACGGTTGCACCCCGCTCCTCCCGGTCACCTTGGACAAGGCCACCATCCATGGG ctcctgggacAGTGGTTCTACATCACTGGTGCCTCCACGTACGAGCCTCACCTGGAGGAGTTTAAGGCGGTGAAATATTCgaccttttccttctctcccgGCAGCCACGAGGATGAGCTCCGCATTACCGAAAGCATGAGAGT GAACGAGACGTGTGTGGTGAAGAACGCCAAGATCCAGATCTTTTGGCACAATTCCACCCTGGTGCACG TCGATGACCAGGTGGCTTCCCCAGCCAAACTGATCCAAAGTGACAAGGACCTGCTGATCCTGAAGAACTTCAATGACAACTTCCTGAGTCTGAGCCTCTCGG CACGGACACCCAATGTGAGCAAAGAACAACTGGAGGAGTTTAAAGCCCACCTGTACTGCCTGGGCTTCACCGAGGAGGATATTTTCTACGCGTCCGAAAAG gacGCCTGTCCCCTGCCTGAGGAGAAGATGGATGAAGGCGATGCAGAGCTGAAGCTGGGGTAA